One window of Mangrovibacterium diazotrophicum genomic DNA carries:
- a CDS encoding DHA2 family efflux MFS transporter permease subunit — protein sequence MSDSDSLVEYGWKRAIITITAILCALLEIIDTTIVNVALNDMQGNLGATLSELGWVITAYAIANVIIVPMTSWLSQQFGRRNYFAASILIFTISSFLCGNATNIWELVFFRFIQGLGGGALLVTAQTIITETYPPEKRGMAQALYGMGVIVGPTLGPPLGGYFVDNYSWPYIFYINIPVGIAAFLLTLQFVKSPKYSNKKSVKEVDWWGILFLCMAVGSLQYVLEKGQEDNWFESTAIVICSVTAFMGTYLFFWRELTYEHPIVNLRVLRNNNLAIGTIMTFVLGFGLFGSTFIIPLYTQSIMGWTATQAGLLLIPSSLTTGLMMPIIGQLLQRGVPQKYLVALGFLIFFGYSLGSYLILTPSTGEEHFFWLLIIRGVGLGLLFVPITTLSLSTLKGKEIGDGAAFTGMMRQLGGSFGIALITTYISRHNMLHRADLVSHLDPTKPEVQSRLEGLTQMFMGKGSAYNVAHEQALQMLDLSVTKQAVVLSYMDVFLGIGLVFLVCVPFVLLIKKGAGKVKADMAAH from the coding sequence ATGAGCGATTCTGATTCTCTGGTAGAATATGGATGGAAGCGGGCAATTATTACAATTACCGCCATCCTCTGTGCGCTGCTGGAAATTATAGATACCACAATTGTTAACGTGGCCCTCAACGATATGCAGGGTAACCTCGGTGCCACGCTGAGCGAGCTGGGCTGGGTGATCACTGCCTACGCGATTGCCAACGTTATCATTGTGCCCATGACAAGCTGGTTGTCGCAGCAGTTTGGTCGCCGCAATTACTTTGCTGCCTCCATCCTCATCTTCACCATCTCGTCATTTTTATGCGGAAATGCCACCAATATCTGGGAACTGGTCTTTTTCCGGTTTATTCAGGGTTTGGGTGGTGGTGCCTTGCTGGTAACGGCGCAAACCATTATCACCGAGACCTACCCGCCCGAAAAGCGTGGTATGGCGCAAGCCCTGTACGGCATGGGTGTGATCGTTGGCCCAACACTGGGACCTCCGCTGGGTGGTTATTTTGTCGATAACTACTCGTGGCCCTACATCTTCTATATTAACATTCCGGTGGGTATTGCTGCTTTTCTACTGACACTGCAATTTGTGAAAAGTCCGAAATACAGTAATAAGAAATCGGTTAAAGAGGTCGACTGGTGGGGAATTCTGTTCCTGTGCATGGCCGTTGGTTCGCTGCAGTATGTGTTGGAAAAAGGACAGGAAGACAACTGGTTCGAAAGTACCGCTATTGTTATTTGCAGTGTCACCGCATTTATGGGCACGTACCTTTTCTTTTGGCGGGAACTGACCTACGAGCACCCGATAGTAAACCTGCGGGTATTGCGGAATAATAACCTGGCAATCGGGACCATCATGACTTTCGTACTCGGCTTCGGTTTGTTCGGTTCAACCTTTATCATTCCGTTGTACACCCAGTCCATCATGGGATGGACTGCCACGCAGGCCGGTTTGTTGTTGATTCCAAGCTCGCTGACAACCGGTTTGATGATGCCGATTATCGGGCAATTGCTGCAGCGCGGCGTGCCTCAAAAATACCTGGTTGCCCTGGGCTTCCTGATCTTCTTCGGGTACAGCCTCGGAAGCTACCTGATCCTGACACCAAGCACCGGTGAGGAACACTTCTTCTGGTTACTGATCATCCGCGGTGTTGGTTTGGGATTACTGTTCGTACCGATTACAACCCTTTCACTGTCTACATTGAAAGGAAAAGAAATTGGCGACGGCGCTGCCTTCACCGGTATGATGCGCCAACTGGGTGGTTCATTCGGGATTGCACTGATCACCACTTATATTTCGCGCCACAACATGTTACACCGCGCCGATTTGGTTTCGCACCTCGACCCGACTAAACCGGAAGTACAAAGCCGACTTGAAGGTCTGACGCAAATGTTTATGGGAAAAGGTTCGGCCTACAATGTAGCACATGAGCAAGCCCTGCAAATGCTGGATTTGTCGGTAACCAAACAAGCCGTGGTACTCTCGTACATGGATGTGTTCCTCGGTATCGGACTGGTATTCCTGGTGTGTGTGCCTTTTGTACTGCTCATTAAAAAAGGTGCCG
- a CDS encoding TolC family protein, translating into MRTLRNGVVAIAFTLCSISVLQAQDSKSLSLDETIGLGLENSKQLKVALSKSKEAEFAVQGKKIAVAPDLDLSGQYMMINEPNISLGSALAGDGSDSEGSGMGVAPKYLALGMATAKMPLFAGLRTHNDIRSAEYLEKAAQLDVEDQKSEVILNLVNAYVNLYKAQETVKLVEEDLQEAKKRVKDFTSMEQNGILAMNDLLKAQLQESNTSLALLDAQNNQRVANYNMNLLLGLNEQTQLLLDSINIDQLQQLLSVSDLHDKALTDRKDLQAIDQREQASETAIKIAKGAYWPSVAVSGGYAALDIDEVATVSNAWNVGLGVSFNLGELYKNGSHVKQAKESYTQTQLMHQQLTDQVKSEVFQSFSNYQESRQRMDVYEKAEQQAAENYRIVKDKHTNSLATTTDLLDADIDRLQAELNLRFSKADMLAAYCKLLQVSGQLDVPTIEALNAN; encoded by the coding sequence ATGAGAACATTACGCAATGGTGTAGTAGCCATAGCTTTTACACTATGTTCCATCTCAGTCCTGCAGGCGCAGGATAGTAAATCGCTATCGCTCGATGAAACGATTGGATTGGGATTGGAGAACAGTAAACAACTGAAAGTAGCCTTATCAAAAAGCAAGGAAGCAGAGTTTGCCGTGCAGGGAAAGAAAATTGCGGTGGCGCCCGATCTGGACTTATCCGGGCAATACATGATGATCAACGAGCCCAACATCAGCCTGGGATCTGCATTGGCAGGCGACGGCTCCGACTCGGAAGGATCAGGCATGGGAGTTGCTCCAAAATACCTGGCGCTGGGAATGGCAACCGCCAAAATGCCTCTTTTTGCGGGCTTAAGAACACATAACGATATCCGATCGGCCGAATACCTTGAAAAAGCCGCACAATTGGATGTTGAAGATCAGAAAAGCGAAGTCATTCTCAACCTGGTGAATGCCTACGTTAACCTGTACAAAGCGCAGGAGACGGTTAAACTGGTTGAAGAAGATTTACAGGAAGCGAAAAAGCGTGTGAAGGATTTCACGAGCATGGAACAAAACGGCATTCTGGCCATGAACGACTTGCTGAAAGCACAGCTGCAGGAGTCGAACACTTCACTGGCTTTGCTGGACGCACAAAACAACCAACGCGTGGCCAACTACAATATGAACCTGCTGCTAGGGCTGAATGAGCAAACACAGCTACTTCTTGACAGCATCAACATTGACCAATTGCAACAGTTGCTTTCTGTATCCGACTTGCACGACAAAGCACTTACAGACCGGAAAGATTTGCAGGCGATCGACCAGCGTGAACAAGCCAGCGAAACAGCCATCAAAATTGCCAAAGGTGCCTATTGGCCATCAGTTGCGGTGTCAGGCGGCTATGCTGCGCTCGACATTGACGAAGTAGCAACTGTGAGCAACGCGTGGAACGTAGGACTGGGCGTTTCGTTCAACCTGGGCGAACTGTATAAAAACGGCTCGCATGTCAAACAGGCCAAGGAATCATACACTCAAACGCAGTTGATGCACCAGCAATTGACCGACCAAGTGAAGAGCGAAGTATTTCAATCTTTCAGCAACTACCAGGAAAGCCGTCAACGCATGGATGTGTATGAAAAAGCAGAACAACAGGCAGCCGAAAATTACCGCATTGTGAAGGACAAACACACCAACAGCTTAGCCACAACAACCGACTTACTGGACGCCGACATCGACCGTCTTCAGGCTGAGTTGAACCTGCGCTTCTCGAAAGCCGACATGCTAGCAGCCTACTGCAAACTTCTACAAGTAAGCGGCCAGCTGGACGTTCCGACCATTGAAGCACTTAACGCAAACTAA
- a CDS encoding HlyD family secretion protein: protein MNATKEKNTAKQKKNKRFGVVLAIILVVGGAAGVYFYEHALHHEETENAQVKADVSQVISRVSGYVKRVMVQDNQDVKAGDTLVVIDERDYIVKVKEAEAALAVAKSNLEVARHGVNVGKNEVDAAQANVLAADASIEEAKVRQWRAQRDFERYENLWKDHTITEQQYEQALAEKQAADRQLELLQKQREIAQRQTKTSNAQSTVTSSRVAVAEATVEQCEAALEAAKLSLSYTAIIAPYDGQLSAIDLEPGQMIQAGQSLFNLVNTESYWVVANFKETQLERMEVGQNVEIVVDAFPSHDFEAEVSSISPATGNTFALLPADNATGNFVKVVQKIPVKIVFKNSQDPFLKKIKAGMNAEVDVHIN, encoded by the coding sequence ATGAACGCAACAAAAGAAAAAAATACAGCCAAACAAAAGAAGAATAAACGATTCGGGGTGGTATTGGCAATCATACTGGTAGTTGGGGGTGCTGCCGGTGTTTACTTTTACGAACATGCCCTTCACCACGAAGAAACAGAAAACGCACAGGTAAAAGCCGACGTCAGCCAGGTCATTTCCCGGGTATCGGGTTATGTGAAACGCGTGATGGTACAAGACAACCAGGACGTGAAAGCCGGCGACACGTTGGTGGTGATCGACGAGCGCGACTACATCGTTAAAGTGAAAGAAGCCGAAGCGGCTCTGGCCGTTGCCAAAAGCAACCTCGAAGTGGCCCGCCACGGTGTGAACGTAGGTAAAAACGAGGTTGATGCGGCACAAGCCAATGTGTTGGCTGCCGACGCCAGCATTGAAGAAGCCAAAGTTCGCCAATGGCGCGCACAACGCGACTTCGAGCGCTACGAGAACTTGTGGAAAGACCACACCATTACCGAGCAGCAGTACGAGCAGGCTTTAGCCGAAAAACAAGCTGCCGACCGTCAATTAGAGCTGCTGCAAAAGCAACGTGAAATTGCCCAACGCCAAACGAAAACCAGTAATGCGCAAAGCACTGTTACCAGCTCACGCGTAGCTGTTGCAGAAGCAACGGTTGAACAATGTGAAGCGGCATTGGAAGCAGCAAAACTTAGCTTGTCGTACACAGCCATCATCGCCCCTTACGATGGCCAGCTGTCGGCAATTGATCTGGAACCCGGACAAATGATCCAGGCAGGCCAATCGCTGTTCAACCTGGTAAATACCGAAAGCTACTGGGTAGTGGCCAACTTCAAGGAAACGCAGCTCGAACGCATGGAAGTCGGCCAAAATGTAGAGATCGTTGTTGACGCTTTCCCAAGCCATGATTTCGAAGCTGAAGTAAGCTCAATCTCTCCGGCAACCGGCAACACCTTCGCCTTGCTTCCGGCCGACAATGCCACCGGAAACTTTGTAAAAGTGGTTCAGAAGATCCCGGTAAAAATTGTGTTCAAAAACTCGCAAGACCCATTCCTGAAGAAAATTAAAGCAGGAATGAATGCTGAAGTCGACGTTCACATCAATTAA